In Paludisphaera rhizosphaerae, one DNA window encodes the following:
- a CDS encoding oleate hydratase, translated as MMRESSTAHLVGGGIASLSAAVYLIREGFAGRDVHVYEELDVLGGSLDGGGDRDRGYVLRGGRMFNFSYVCTYDLLSHIPSIDDPSKTVRDDFIEFNERVKTHANARLVAGGKVLDVSSMGFRMKDRLDLIKVVLASEADLGRQRISDCFEPEFFQEEFWLMWATMFGFQPWHSAVEFRRYLYRFVHEFPRINTLAGVDRSPYNQYDSVVLPIAAWLKSQGVQFHPQTQVTNLGFREAEGGTIVERIHLVESGATREIPVSEHDLVIVTNGSMTAASTLGSQHAVPELDRRKPVDWTLWENLARGRDDFGNPSVFDDHVDESFWESFTVTCRDPLMFRLLEDFTGNAPGTGALVTIKDSSWLMSIVVAYQPHFRNQPEDVQVFWGYGLFTDKPGDHVSRTMSDSTGADILTELCTHLGIADHLPRILETCTCIPCKMPYITSQFLVREAGDRPRVVPEGSVNLAFIGQFCELPEDTVFTVEYSVRAAMTAVYGLLGLEKEPPALYHGWLDPRVLARALETLFT; from the coding sequence ATGATGCGTGAGAGCTCCACGGCTCACCTGGTCGGCGGCGGAATCGCATCGCTCTCGGCTGCGGTCTATCTGATCCGCGAGGGCTTCGCCGGCCGGGACGTTCACGTCTACGAGGAGCTTGACGTCCTTGGCGGCAGTCTCGACGGCGGCGGCGATCGAGATCGAGGTTACGTCCTTCGCGGCGGGCGGATGTTCAACTTCTCGTACGTCTGCACCTACGACCTGCTGTCTCACATCCCCTCGATCGACGACCCATCGAAGACCGTCCGGGACGACTTCATCGAGTTCAACGAGCGTGTGAAGACTCACGCCAACGCTCGGTTGGTCGCTGGCGGCAAGGTGCTCGACGTGTCGTCGATGGGCTTCCGCATGAAGGATCGGCTCGACCTGATCAAGGTCGTTCTCGCCAGCGAGGCCGACCTTGGGAGACAACGGATCAGCGACTGCTTTGAGCCGGAGTTCTTCCAGGAGGAGTTCTGGTTGATGTGGGCGACGATGTTCGGCTTCCAGCCGTGGCATTCGGCCGTCGAATTCCGCCGTTACCTCTACCGGTTCGTCCACGAATTCCCGAGGATCAACACCCTGGCAGGCGTTGACCGCTCGCCTTACAACCAGTACGACTCCGTCGTCTTGCCGATCGCGGCCTGGTTAAAGTCGCAGGGCGTTCAGTTCCACCCCCAGACCCAGGTCACGAATCTCGGGTTCCGCGAAGCGGAGGGCGGGACGATCGTCGAGCGGATCCACCTCGTCGAGTCCGGAGCGACTCGCGAGATCCCGGTTTCCGAGCACGACCTCGTCATCGTGACGAACGGTTCGATGACCGCGGCGTCCACCCTGGGCTCGCAGCACGCCGTTCCCGAACTTGACCGTCGCAAGCCCGTCGACTGGACCTTGTGGGAGAATCTCGCCCGCGGTCGAGACGACTTCGGCAATCCTTCCGTGTTCGACGACCACGTCGATGAATCGTTCTGGGAGTCGTTCACCGTCACTTGCCGCGACCCGCTGATGTTCCGCCTGCTGGAGGACTTCACCGGCAACGCGCCGGGGACCGGTGCGCTCGTGACGATCAAGGATTCGTCCTGGCTGATGTCGATCGTCGTGGCCTATCAACCGCATTTCCGCAACCAGCCGGAGGACGTCCAGGTCTTCTGGGGATACGGCCTCTTCACGGACAAACCGGGCGATCACGTCTCCAGGACGATGTCCGACTCCACGGGGGCCGACATCTTGACCGAACTTTGCACCCATCTGGGCATCGCCGACCATCTGCCGAGGATCCTGGAGACCTGCACCTGCATTCCCTGCAAGATGCCGTACATCACCAGCCAGTTCCTCGTGCGCGAGGCGGGCGACCGTCCCCGGGTCGTTCCCGAGGGTTCGGTCAACCTGGCGTTCATCGGACAGTTCTGCGAGTTGCCCGAGGATACGGTGTTCACGGTCGAATACTCCGTTCGAGCGGCGATGACGGCCGTGTACGGCCTCCTCGGCCTGGAGAAGGAGCCCCCTGCGCTCTACCACGGCTGGCTCGATCCTCGGGTGCTAGCGCGTGCTCTCGAAACGC
- a CDS encoding FkbM family methyltransferase — protein MGLYPVARGIYRAISSDHRRDRKLRRLFFAQFLKPGDLCFDIGANLGQSIEAFRASGARVVALEANALCLPTLAYSFGRDPEVLVVNKAVGSTSGTARLHFHQTASTASIRDDWNDTDDNVVEVEMITLEQLFAQHGVPRLLKVDVEGFEEQVFAGLARPVPIIYFEMHGREFDAVIRILARLESVGKIESVNAVSEDHGQWLLDRWVSPAEFATALNPLPKLANVVVRMDGSASCHV, from the coding sequence ATGGGGCTCTATCCGGTCGCTCGAGGGATCTATCGAGCGATTTCATCCGATCATCGACGGGATCGGAAGCTTCGAAGACTTTTCTTCGCTCAATTCTTGAAGCCCGGCGACCTGTGCTTCGACATTGGAGCGAATCTTGGCCAGTCGATTGAAGCCTTCCGGGCGTCCGGGGCGCGAGTCGTGGCGCTGGAAGCCAATGCACTCTGCCTCCCCACGCTCGCCTATTCGTTCGGTCGCGACCCGGAGGTCCTGGTCGTGAACAAGGCGGTCGGATCGACGTCGGGGACGGCGCGACTGCATTTCCATCAGACCGCATCCACGGCCTCGATCCGCGACGATTGGAACGACACGGACGACAACGTCGTCGAGGTGGAGATGATCACGCTCGAGCAGCTGTTCGCCCAGCACGGCGTCCCCCGGCTGCTGAAGGTGGATGTGGAGGGCTTTGAGGAGCAAGTCTTCGCCGGCCTCGCTCGACCCGTTCCGATCATCTATTTCGAGATGCACGGCCGAGAGTTCGATGCCGTGATCCGCATCCTGGCTCGACTCGAATCCGTGGGGAAAATCGAGAGCGTCAACGCGGTGAGTGAGGACCACGGCCAATGGCTCCTCGACCGTTGGGTCTCGCCGGCTGAATTCGCGACCGCTTTGAATCCCCTCCCGAAGCTGGCCAACGTCGTGGTCCGGATGGACGGATCGGCTTCCTGCCACGTTTGA